Below is a genomic region from Anoplolepis gracilipes chromosome 1, ASM4749672v1, whole genome shotgun sequence.
AGCGCCATCTGTGACGTGAAGCGTGAAGCAGGTGTCGCGCTGGTGCGAGGTGCGAGTGTGTTGACACTTGACACGTCGAATGTCGAGTGTCGAGTCGTGTCAAATTTTACACGATACCCGTGTCTCGCGTTAATATGACTGTAAATTGCGATTCCTAACATTAACGCGACGCGTTTATCGACACAAGACGTGGGTGCCGTCGTGATTTCGATCATCCCGATCGTTTCACAGCTACGGACACATCATCGTGAGACGGTTTTTCGTTTTACGACAACGCGAAGGTTAGAATTCCTTGTGCGCCTACAATAGCTCCTCTTTCCCTTATGTTTTTCCATTTCTCGTCTACGGGTCTATTCGATTAATTTGAGTTATGGAAAGCGCGTAACCGATGAAAATCAAGCCGAACATGTGCAATGTGATCGCCGCTGGTGATCGTTGAGCCGGATCCACTCGAGGAGACTCCCAGGAAGCCTGGAAATGGCGAAATTTAGGATGTTGCCGCGCACGTCGCGTATCGTGGCACTCTGTTCCGCCGCGAATTTCATAAACGCCGCGGACAGAGTCATCATGCCCATCGCCATCGTTCCCATGACTGATGAATTCAAGTGGAACCTATACTGGCAGGGATGGATACTGTCCGCGTTCGCCTTCGGATATTTCACTAGTCAAGTAGGTCAATCTGTGTCCTTGTATCAATGTGCTggaaaatgtacatatatttgtattaattaatgtgtatCACATTTTGCTTTTTCAAGATCATCGGTGCAAGTACAGCGAATCGCTTTGGTTGTAAAACGGTACTAATGTTGGCAGTTTTGTTATGGTCTATTAGCACAGTTGTCACACCATTGCTAGCGCAGTCGGTACCATTACTCATAGTCTGCAGGGTGGTTTTAGGACTTGGAGAAGGATTAGGTAAGATGGAGAAGCTAATGAGAAATAGGATGAGAACTGATTTTTTAGGATAAGATTTAACATTATGCTGTTTACAGGCCTACctgttatatttcatttatttgcaCATAATGTTCCTGTAGAAGAAAGGTCACGTGCTTTTGGTTATCTTGTAGCTGCTGGTTCTGTCGGCCAAGTGGTTGCATCTGTCGTAAGTCAAGTCatacttttgatatatattttatacaaagaaaaattatatttcagaaattgtataaagctttttttttatagatatgtcCACACTTGGCATGGCAAACTGGATTCTATCTATTTGGGACAATAGGTATTTTATGGACTTTGTTATGGCTGATGCTATATCAAGAAACTAACTCTCAAGATGAAATACCATTATTTGTTCCTAAGGTAAAcatttctttgatatttataattattcctcattcatatataataattaacaggTAGCTCAAAATAGAAGCTTACGTTGGACCGAGTTTATTGCTCATTGGCCATTGTGGGCTTTATATATAGCGCACTTTGCAATGAACTggagtaattatataataatgcaatggCTGCCAACGTACTTGGCAAGAAATTTATCTGCAAATAAAGAGAGCATTAGTTTGACAGCACTTCCTTACATTGTCAATTCTCTCGTTGGCATTGGTTAGTGTAAAATTGTATccaattttatactaaatatattttttttaaatatccattttttttatagttgctGGCCATAGTGCTGATACTTTGATACAAAAGAGATGGTCCGTTTTATCTGTTAGGAGATTGATGACCAATATAGGCCTAATAGGACCTGGTGCATTCCTATTAGCTTTCTGTGCTGTAGATGATCTACTTGCAGCAGTCGTGTATGTACAACAATtactacatattattattatatatcatgctttaataaatattggatattttttctcgagaATGAGGATTTTACATGatgtaaatgaattttttcaataatgtcaaaattaaaagaaaggcattattattttacagttttgTTTCGATATCTATGGGCCTTTGCGCATGCAATTCTGCTGGACACCTAAGTAATCACGCGGATATAGCTCCGAATCATGCAGGAATTACATTTGCAGTTTCAAATACAAttgtaagtattattttcgcTTATCTATATTAAACATCAACACAGACCATTGTCTgcattatctatattttgatTCGTAGGCAACAGTACCTGGAATTCTATGCGGCCCGCTGACGGCCGAATTAGTGACTGCCTCACACGGTTGGTGGATGCCAGTTTTCGTGCTAGCGGCAGCAATCAATTTTACCGGGGCTATCATATACCAAAGCCACAGCTCGGCGCTTCCAGTGTTATGATATGTTCTCAGCCGACAATTATGCATCATTGAAGAGAGAGGAATAGTCAAGTATTTGTTGAAGACTAAATGTATGTTTGAATTAAACCATTGTAAACGATTTTCAGTCTTacaactgtaatttataaaaaatgatgcgATATGTTTGGTTATGACATATTGGAAAGTCGAAAACATATCAAGGtacttcaattatattaaatcttattttttgaaGTATGATTTTGACAACTAGTGCCATAGTTTAATAAACAGAACAGAGTTAGTTTGAACAATTAATTGAGAAATACATGGCAGATGATGATGtacgcttatatatatttataaaactaattacgcattttaatttatatacactatcaattaaaaattagcagAAAGCATTTTGTGATATGTTCTCGTAAGAGCGTAAATCTTTAGTTTTGCAGTGtgttagaatataaaatgtatattctatGAAACATAAGATACTGTAAAACATAAGATactgtacatataaaaaaattttaactctttcacatttatatattatttaaaagacattTTAGTATAGAAGAGAGGTACGATTTATTGACCTATGTGTTGAcagaaaaatcgaaaaataacaaagtttatGAAATggtgaaaaattacaaaatttaaaatgtaatttaaaaatatttttaaaagcagTAAAATTCGAAAGATATCTCTGTCATTATACACGaattatatacgaaatattacacgaattataaagataaattctttttcaagtATTCCGACTGCAATATTTGCGACACTTTGTCTcccgataaatttttttctaaaacgtTCAGTCCCATTTTAATAAAGGCATTATCTTGGCAACTTGTTAGATTTGATTGTTTCAAAGTACCGATAGATTTCACATAGACTTTCATCGGTCGTATGTCGTTCTTAtgcaattttgtattttcaaggaatgtattatcattaatttttttatcgtcttGAATCATATCGAGAAACGTTACTTGCGTAGTCGCGATATTTGGAcaaggaaaatttttatccCTTTCGCTTATGCAATCTTCCGAATCATAGGCATCGTcacatttttcgaaattttcatACAGTCCTTGCGATCCAATATTGTGATTCGCaagaatatttgcaatatcgCTTGCCGATGATTTTATATCTTGGAGATGCTCTTGTCCTTTTTGTTCTTCGATATCGTGTGACTTATAAATGTTGTCGCTATAATTTTCTAAGTACTTTTCAATGGAAGATTTAATCCTCAGCTTCGTCTTGCTATCGTTTTTAAACAGTTCTATTGCATTTGTATTTGTGTCTTTGTTTTTATCATAGATATT
It encodes:
- the LOC140670338 gene encoding uncharacterized protein, which produces MAKFRMLPRTSRIVALCSAANFINAADRVIMPIAIVPMTDEFKWNLYWQGWILSAFAFGYFTSQIIGASTANRFGCKTVLMLAVLLWSISTVVTPLLAQSVPLLIVCRVVLGLGEGLGLPVIFHLFAHNVPVEERSRAFGYLVAAGSVGQVVASVICPHLAWQTGFYLFGTIGILWTLLWLMLYQETNSQDEIPLFVPKVAQNRSLRWTEFIAHWPLWALYIAHFAMNWSNYIIMQWLPTYLARNLSANKESISLTALPYIVNSLVGIVAGHSADTLIQKRWSVLSVRRLMTNIGLIGPGAFLLAFCAVDDLLAAVVFVSISMGLCACNSAGHLSNHADIAPNHAGITFAVSNTIATVPGILCGPLTAELVTASHGWWMPVFVLAAAINFTGAIIYQSHSSALPVL